A segment of the Agrobacterium tumefaciens genome:
GTCGCAAGGTAAGGTCCGGCACCCGGCCGGGCAGGGAAGAGACCATGACTGAACTCCTCAGTTCCTATATTCCGATTGCAATCTTCATCGGTATCGCTCTTGTTATCGGTCTGGCGCTTCTGATTGCGCCTTTCGCGGTTGCATATAAAAATCCGGACCCGGAAAAGCTGTCTGCCTTCGAGTGCGGCTTCAACGCGTTCGATGACGCCCGCATGAAGTTTGATATCCGCTTTTATCTGGTGTCGATTCTCTTCATCATCTTCGACCTTGAAGTCGCCTTCCTTTTCCCGTGGGCGGTTTCGTTCGGAGAGATGGGCTGGTTCGGCTTCTGGTCGATGATGGTGTTCCTCCTGGTTCTCACCATCGGCTTCATCTATGAATGGAAGAAGGGAGCGCTGGAATGGGCATGAGCCAGAACGATACCACGCTCGTCGCACCGAAGCCGCGTGGGATCATCGATCCCAACACTGGCAAGCCTGTTGGCAGTGATGACGCCTATTTTACCGATATCAACGATGAGCTGGCCGACAAGGGCTTTCTCGTTACCTCGACCGACGAACTGATCACCTGGGCTCGTACGGGCTCGCTGATGTGGATGCAGTTCGGTCTGGCCTGCTGCGCCGTTGAAGGTCTGATGCAGGCCTCCGGTCCGCGTTACGACATGGAACGCTTCGGTGTCGCGCCGCGCGCCTCACCACGCCAGTCGGACGTCATGATCGTCGCCGGCACGCTGACCAACAAGATGGCGCCTGCGCTCCGCAAGGTCTATGACCAGATGCCTGAGCCGCGTTACGTCATCTCGATGGGTTCCTGCGCCAATGGCGGCGGTTATTACCATTATTCTTACGCCGTAGTGCGTGGCTGCGATCGTGTCGTGCCCGTCGACATTTATGTTCCGGGCTGTCCCCCCACGGCGGAAGCGCTGCTTTACGGCGTACTTCTGCTGCAAAAGAAAATCCGGCGTACCGGAACGATCGAGCGTTAAGGGCAAAGGACAGACAGGCAATGAGCGAAGCTCTCAAGGATCTTGCTGCTTACGTGAAGGAAGCGCGCGGTTCTCTGGTCGAGGCGGCTGACGTCGCCTTTGGCGAACTGACGCTGACGACGACGCCGGAGAGCGTCATCGCACTTCTGACGTTCCTTCGGGACGACGTGCAGTGCGGTTTCGTCAACTTCATCGATATCTGCGGCGTTGACTGGCCTCAGCGCGAAAAGCGCTTCGATGTCGTCTACCATCTGTTGTCGCCGCGCCAGAACATGCGCGTGCGCGTCAAGCTGCAGGTGGCGGAAGACCAGGGCGTGCCTTCGGCGACCTCCGTGTTCTACGGTGCGGAATGGTTCGAGCGCGAAGCCTGGGATATGTACGGTATTCCATTCGAAGGTCACTCCGACCTGCGCCGCATCCTCACGGACTATGGCTTCGAAGGCCATCCGCTGCGCAAGGATTTTCCGGTTACCGGCTTCGTTGAAGTACGTTACGATGACGTTCTCAAGCGCGTTCTCTATGAACCCGTCGAATTGAAGCAGGAATTCCGTAGCTTCGATTTCCTTTCCCCATGGGAAGGCACGGACTACGTTCTTCCGGGTGACGAAAAGGCCAAGCAATGAGCGAAGCCGTTGCAACAGAGCAGGGACAATGTCTTTGCGGCGCCGTTCGCTTTACAGCGAAGGCTGGTGCCCGTGAATTCGGCGTTTGTCACTGCTCTATGTGCCGCCGCTGGTCCGGCGGAACATTCCTTGCGGTAGAATGCACCGAAGTTGCTTTTGAAAACGAGCAGAATTTGGGCGTCTATTCTTCCTCGGAATGGGGCGAGCGCTGCTTCTGCAAGAATTGCGGCAGCACGCTTCTGTGGCGTTCAAAGGACGGTAATCATTTTGCCGTATCGCTGCAGGCCTTCGACAATCCTTCCAGTTTCAAGTTTGCGTCGCAGATTTTCATCGATGAGAAGCCCTCCAGCTACTCCTTCGCTGAAACCACGCAAAACATGACCGGCCCCGAATTCATCGCCATGATTACCTCGGCGGAGCACTAAGAATGACAGAGCATAACGTCCGCAATTTCACGATCAACTTCGGCCCGGAACACCCGTCCGCGCACGGCGTGTTGCGTCTCGTTCTCGAACTCGATGGTGAAATCGTCGAGCGCGTGGACCCGCACATCGGCCTGCTGCACCGTGGTACGGAAAAGCTGATCGAAACCAAGACCTACCTACAGGCGGTCCCGTATTTCGACCGTCTGGACTACGTTGCGCCGATGAACCAGGAACATGCTTTCGCGCTTGGCGTTGAAAAGCTGCTTGGCCTCGAAATTCCGATGCGCGGCCAGTTGATCCGCGTTCTCTACTCGGAAATCGGCCGTATCCTGTCGCATATCATGAACGTCACCACGCAGGCCATGGACGTTGGTGCCATGACCCCGCCGGTCTGGGGCTTCGAAGAGCGCGAAAAGCTGATGGTGTTTTACGAGCGTGCCTGCGGCGCGCGTATGCACTCCGCTTACGTTCGTCCAGGTGGCGTCCACCAGGATCTGCCGCCGGAACTTGTCGACGATATCGGGAAATGGTGCGACCCGTTCATCACGGTTCTCGACAACATCGAAGGTCTTCTGACCGACAACCGCATCTACAAGCAGCGTAACGTCGATATCGGCGTCATCTCGCTGGAAGATGCGTTTGCCTGGGGCTTCACCGGCGTCATGGTACGCGGTTC
Coding sequences within it:
- the ndhC gene encoding NAD(P)H-quinone oxidoreductase subunit 3 — its product is MTELLSSYIPIAIFIGIALVIGLALLIAPFAVAYKNPDPEKLSAFECGFNAFDDARMKFDIRFYLVSILFIIFDLEVAFLFPWAVSFGEMGWFGFWSMMVFLLVLTIGFIYEWKKGALEWA
- a CDS encoding NADH-quinone oxidoreductase subunit B gives rise to the protein MGMSQNDTTLVAPKPRGIIDPNTGKPVGSDDAYFTDINDELADKGFLVTSTDELITWARTGSLMWMQFGLACCAVEGLMQASGPRYDMERFGVAPRASPRQSDVMIVAGTLTNKMAPALRKVYDQMPEPRYVISMGSCANGGGYYHYSYAVVRGCDRVVPVDIYVPGCPPTAEALLYGVLLLQKKIRRTGTIER
- a CDS encoding NADH-quinone oxidoreductase subunit C, producing the protein MSEALKDLAAYVKEARGSLVEAADVAFGELTLTTTPESVIALLTFLRDDVQCGFVNFIDICGVDWPQREKRFDVVYHLLSPRQNMRVRVKLQVAEDQGVPSATSVFYGAEWFEREAWDMYGIPFEGHSDLRRILTDYGFEGHPLRKDFPVTGFVEVRYDDVLKRVLYEPVELKQEFRSFDFLSPWEGTDYVLPGDEKAKQ
- a CDS encoding GFA family protein — its product is MSEAVATEQGQCLCGAVRFTAKAGAREFGVCHCSMCRRWSGGTFLAVECTEVAFENEQNLGVYSSSEWGERCFCKNCGSTLLWRSKDGNHFAVSLQAFDNPSSFKFASQIFIDEKPSSYSFAETTQNMTGPEFIAMITSAEH
- a CDS encoding NADH-quinone oxidoreductase subunit D, yielding MTEHNVRNFTINFGPEHPSAHGVLRLVLELDGEIVERVDPHIGLLHRGTEKLIETKTYLQAVPYFDRLDYVAPMNQEHAFALGVEKLLGLEIPMRGQLIRVLYSEIGRILSHIMNVTTQAMDVGAMTPPVWGFEEREKLMVFYERACGARMHSAYVRPGGVHQDLPPELVDDIGKWCDPFITVLDNIEGLLTDNRIYKQRNVDIGVISLEDAFAWGFTGVMVRGSGAAWDLRRAQPYECYSDLEFDIPVGKNGDCYDRYLIRMQEMRESVKIMKQCVELLSGKHRIGPVSSLDGKVVPPKRGEMKRSMEALIHHFKLYTEGYHVPAGEVYAAVEAPKGEFGVYLVADGSNKPYRCKIRAPGYAHLQAMDFLCKGHQLADVTAVLGSLDIVFGEVDR